Proteins encoded together in one Pseudoalteromonas xiamenensis window:
- a CDS encoding M23 family metallopeptidase → MTARITHIFSRIFQPKQILIRRSGHVSTWHVSRAMQWFMLFLFLATTAWTTVSTRGFFDKTAVIESITAEGHSNSSKWLEEKQKLEATIAEQQAQLTNLQQKQTLLQEVVDSLPSSLTQTPTESIAALDTSPELTTEHAAEEAALTQEELLNLPDVHPTEVQDPIQLSVPDAPQEEKQRDESLSLPPFAMQVDALDEQLQQFRDRLAMQIESRQENIKTSLSEAGVLSATQSTEAQGGPLHQVEDDTLPVDYLQLADELVKLNELEQVVAQLPSSLPAENYYISSNYGLRKDPMTGQRAFHKGVDLAGWHKTRIFAPADGTVVRAGRNGGYGNFIELQHANGVKTRFGHLHTIKVEKGQQVTKQDVIALMGSTGRSTSTHLHYEVLHNDKHINPIKLTKALSSVQ, encoded by the coding sequence ATGACAGCACGTATCACGCACATTTTTTCGCGTATATTCCAACCAAAACAAATACTCATACGTCGTTCGGGCCACGTTTCAACTTGGCACGTAAGCCGCGCTATGCAGTGGTTTATGCTGTTTCTATTCTTGGCTACAACCGCTTGGACTACCGTATCAACTCGAGGTTTTTTTGATAAAACCGCAGTAATCGAATCAATTACCGCTGAAGGTCACTCAAATTCGTCTAAATGGCTTGAAGAGAAACAAAAACTCGAGGCTACCATCGCTGAACAACAAGCTCAGCTAACTAACTTGCAGCAAAAACAAACATTATTACAAGAAGTCGTCGATTCTCTGCCAAGTAGTCTTACTCAGACTCCTACTGAGTCAATCGCAGCGCTAGACACGAGTCCCGAGTTAACAACAGAGCATGCAGCGGAAGAAGCGGCTTTGACACAAGAAGAATTACTTAATTTGCCCGATGTGCATCCTACAGAGGTACAAGATCCGATTCAATTGTCTGTTCCGGATGCACCTCAAGAAGAAAAACAACGCGATGAGTCGCTTAGCCTTCCACCCTTTGCGATGCAAGTTGATGCACTCGATGAACAACTGCAACAATTCCGCGACAGACTCGCAATGCAAATCGAATCGAGACAAGAAAACATTAAAACGAGCTTATCTGAAGCAGGCGTGTTGAGTGCTACGCAAAGCACTGAAGCACAAGGTGGTCCGCTTCATCAAGTTGAAGACGATACACTGCCCGTCGATTACCTCCAACTGGCAGACGAATTAGTTAAATTGAATGAACTGGAACAAGTCGTTGCACAGCTCCCAAGTTCCCTCCCCGCTGAGAATTACTATATTTCGAGCAATTACGGCCTTAGAAAAGATCCAATGACCGGACAACGTGCTTTTCACAAAGGCGTAGACTTAGCTGGTTGGCACAAAACTCGGATTTTCGCACCAGCTGATGGCACAGTAGTTCGGGCTGGACGCAATGGTGGTTACGGTAACTTTATCGAGCTGCAACATGCGAACGGTGTAAAGACTCGTTTTGGTCACTTACACACGATTAAAGTGGAAAAAGGTCAACAAGTCACAAAGCAAGATGTTATCGCTTTGATGGGAAGTACTGGACGTAGCACTAGTACGCATTTACATTATGAAGTATTGCATAATGATAAACATATTAATCCCATTAAACTGACGAAGGCGTTAAGCAGTGTTCAATAA
- the fahA gene encoding fumarylacetoacetase, with translation MSFINETHDVALKSWVESANTGKSDFPIQNLPFAIFRRKGSAEAFRGGVAIGDQVVDLAAVATLFSGEAATAAKAASEPTLNHFMSLGQSFWSALRLALSKALREGASEKAAIEATLIAQEDVEYDLPCHIGDYTDFYTSIYHATAVGKLFRPDNPLLPNYKWVPIGYHGRSSSIGVSGQTFPRPKGQTKAPDAEAPSFGPCKRLDYELEVGIYLGKGNALGDSIALDDTDSHVFGFCLFNDWSARDLQAWEYQPLGPFLAKNFASTVSPWVVTNEALAPYRTTWLRDENDPQPMPYLESEKNREVGSYDIMMDVAIETAKMRAESAAPSVVSQSSFKHSYWTVAQMVAHHTVNGCNFQAGDMIGSGTQSGPLHEEAGSLLELTRGGKESITLNNGESRTFLEDGDKVIMRGWCEKAGFARIGFGSVESTVLPAK, from the coding sequence ATGTCTTTTATCAACGAAACACATGACGTTGCCCTGAAAAGTTGGGTCGAGTCGGCAAATACTGGCAAAAGTGATTTCCCTATCCAAAATCTGCCGTTCGCTATCTTCCGCCGCAAAGGCAGTGCTGAAGCATTCCGTGGTGGTGTTGCGATTGGTGATCAAGTTGTCGATCTTGCTGCAGTCGCGACATTATTCAGCGGTGAAGCGGCAACGGCCGCGAAAGCGGCAAGCGAACCCACGCTAAACCACTTTATGAGCCTGGGCCAATCATTCTGGTCAGCATTACGTTTAGCGCTCTCTAAGGCACTGCGTGAAGGCGCGAGCGAAAAGGCCGCTATTGAAGCAACTCTTATCGCTCAGGAAGACGTTGAATATGATTTGCCCTGTCACATTGGCGATTACACCGATTTTTATACTTCTATCTATCACGCCACCGCTGTAGGTAAATTGTTCCGTCCTGATAATCCATTACTACCAAACTACAAATGGGTACCGATTGGCTATCATGGTCGTTCATCATCGATCGGGGTTTCTGGCCAAACGTTCCCTCGTCCTAAAGGACAAACTAAAGCACCTGATGCTGAGGCGCCGAGTTTTGGTCCGTGTAAACGTTTAGATTACGAACTAGAAGTAGGTATTTACCTTGGGAAAGGTAATGCATTAGGTGACAGCATTGCTCTTGACGATACAGATAGCCACGTATTCGGTTTCTGTTTGTTCAATGACTGGTCTGCTCGTGATTTACAAGCTTGGGAATACCAACCACTTGGTCCATTCCTTGCGAAAAACTTTGCTTCAACAGTTTCTCCTTGGGTTGTTACGAACGAAGCTTTAGCGCCTTACCGTACGACTTGGTTACGCGATGAAAACGATCCGCAGCCTATGCCATATCTTGAATCAGAGAAAAATCGCGAAGTTGGCTCTTACGACATCATGATGGATGTGGCGATTGAAACGGCTAAAATGCGAGCAGAAAGCGCAGCTCCAAGCGTGGTTTCACAATCAAGCTTTAAACACTCATACTGGACTGTGGCGCAAATGGTTGCGCATCACACAGTAAACGGCTGTAACTTCCAAGCTGGAGACATGATTGGTTCGGGAACACAATCGGGTCCTTTACACGAAGAAGCAGGTTCGCTACTAGAACTTACTCGCGGTGGTAAAGAGTCAATCACGCTAAACAACGGCGAATCTCGCACATTCTTAGAAGATGGCGATAAAGTGATTATGCGTGGTTGGTGTGAAAAAGCCGGTTTCGCACGCATCGGTTTCGGAAGCGTTGAATCGACAGTTTTACCTGCTAAATAA
- the hppD gene encoding 4-hydroxyphenylpyruvate dioxygenase, whose product MSEVNNPLGLVGIEFTEYATPDADYMHQVFSDFGFSKLKKFKDKDISYYNQHDIHFLLNNERAGFSAEFAKSHGPAICSMGWRVVDAQKAFDLAVERGAKPATESANKDLPYPAIYGIGDSLIYFIDVFGDKGSIYEQDFVDLEEPTIVEDKGFLRVDHLTNNVYKGTMETWANFYKEVFGFTEVRYFDIKGQKTALLSYALKSPCGTFSIPINEGKDNNNNQIDEYLNEYNGPGVQHLAFLTNDLVGSLDKLDKSCIQTLDIVDHYYDTIFDRVPWVKEDREKIRQHQILVDSQSENCYLLQIFTKNLFGPIFIEMIQRVDDGGFGEGNFQALFESIERDQERRGVI is encoded by the coding sequence ATGAGTGAAGTAAACAATCCATTAGGCCTTGTAGGCATCGAATTTACAGAATACGCGACTCCTGATGCAGATTACATGCACCAAGTGTTCAGTGACTTTGGTTTCTCAAAACTAAAGAAGTTTAAAGACAAAGACATCAGCTACTACAATCAACACGATATTCATTTTCTTCTAAATAACGAACGTGCTGGTTTTTCTGCTGAGTTTGCAAAAAGCCACGGCCCTGCAATTTGTTCTATGGGCTGGCGTGTTGTTGATGCTCAAAAAGCGTTTGATCTTGCGGTAGAGCGTGGAGCTAAGCCAGCAACAGAATCAGCAAACAAAGATCTCCCTTACCCTGCAATCTATGGTATTGGTGATAGCCTAATTTATTTCATTGATGTTTTTGGCGACAAAGGTTCTATTTACGAGCAAGACTTTGTTGATTTGGAAGAGCCAACAATTGTTGAAGATAAAGGTTTCCTTCGTGTAGACCACCTAACGAACAACGTTTACAAAGGCACTATGGAAACATGGGCAAACTTCTACAAAGAAGTGTTCGGCTTTACTGAAGTTCGTTATTTTGACATTAAAGGTCAAAAAACAGCTCTGCTTTCTTACGCATTGAAGTCGCCGTGTGGCACATTCAGCATTCCTATCAATGAAGGTAAAGATAATAACAATAACCAAATTGATGAATACTTGAATGAATACAATGGCCCAGGTGTTCAGCATCTTGCATTTTTAACAAACGACTTAGTGGGTTCATTGGATAAACTGGATAAATCTTGTATCCAAACTCTCGATATCGTTGACCACTACTATGACACAATTTTCGACCGTGTACCGTGGGTTAAAGAAGATCGTGAGAAAATCAGACAACATCAAATCTTGGTAGATAGCCAAAGTGAAAACTGTTATTTACTGCAAATCTTCACTAAAAACCTGTTTGGTCCAATCTTTATTGAAATGATCCAACGTGTTGATGATGGCGGATTCGGTGAAGGTAACTTCCAAGCGCTATTCGAATCAATCGAACGTGACCAAGAACGTCGCGGCGTGATCTAA
- a CDS encoding peptide MFS transporter — protein MSSVPKTGDFLGHPKGLFLLFGTEMWERFGYYGMRAILVLYLVALTQDGGFGWTNADALSLYGTFTMAVYVTPLLGGWLADNVLGQRKAIIIGGFLMAAGHFIMGIPHSMVAGHEENVFYLGLALLCCGNGLFKPNISTMVGDLYADGDKRRDGAFTIFYMGINLGGALGPLVAGYIASVAGWQAGFITAGVGMIISVILQMTLSQKYLGDIGRVPAAKLSQAMSSSNTKEPLSKEEKDRIKVIFTMSVFSIIFWMGFEQAGGLMNIFANDYTNRMLMGFEVPASWFQSLNSIFIIVFAPIVAMIWLKLDKREPNSPVKFAIALIFLALGFLTMMMALITEGGSGDSMQISMMWLVLFYLFHTLGELCLSPIGLSMVSKLAPLRLASMLMGIWFLCTAVANKIAGVVGSFIGEGEAAVENAMGIFIGLGATALLSAAIMYFLSDKLVSWMHGAEGTHEPATQEHVLTEELEISAAKQ, from the coding sequence ATGAGTTCAGTACCTAAGACAGGTGATTTTTTAGGACACCCTAAAGGATTGTTCCTGCTGTTCGGCACAGAGATGTGGGAACGCTTCGGTTATTATGGCATGCGTGCCATTTTAGTATTATATCTTGTTGCTTTAACACAAGATGGTGGTTTTGGTTGGACAAATGCAGACGCATTAAGCCTTTATGGTACGTTCACTATGGCCGTTTACGTAACGCCTCTACTCGGTGGTTGGTTGGCTGATAACGTACTGGGTCAACGCAAAGCAATCATCATCGGTGGTTTTTTAATGGCTGCAGGCCACTTTATTATGGGTATTCCTCATAGTATGGTTGCAGGCCACGAAGAAAACGTCTTCTATTTAGGCCTTGCACTTCTTTGCTGTGGTAACGGTTTATTCAAGCCAAACATTTCGACAATGGTTGGTGATTTGTATGCAGATGGCGACAAGCGTCGTGACGGTGCGTTTACTATATTCTATATGGGTATCAACTTAGGTGGTGCATTAGGTCCACTTGTTGCTGGTTATATTGCTTCGGTTGCGGGCTGGCAGGCTGGTTTCATTACCGCGGGTGTTGGTATGATCATCTCTGTTATTCTGCAAATGACGCTAAGTCAAAAATACTTAGGTGACATTGGTCGCGTGCCAGCAGCTAAGCTTTCACAAGCGATGTCTTCAAGCAACACTAAAGAGCCACTCAGTAAAGAAGAAAAAGACCGCATCAAAGTAATCTTTACTATGAGCGTATTCAGTATCATTTTCTGGATGGGTTTTGAGCAAGCTGGCGGCTTGATGAATATTTTCGCCAATGATTACACCAACCGTATGCTAATGGGCTTTGAAGTACCAGCGTCGTGGTTCCAATCACTTAACTCTATTTTCATTATCGTGTTCGCGCCAATCGTCGCCATGATTTGGTTGAAGCTAGATAAACGTGAACCTAATTCACCAGTAAAATTCGCTATCGCCCTTATCTTCTTGGCACTTGGTTTCTTAACGATGATGATGGCGCTTATCACTGAAGGTGGCAGCGGCGATTCAATGCAAATTAGCATGATGTGGCTTGTATTATTCTACCTATTCCATACGCTGGGTGAGCTTTGCTTATCGCCAATCGGCTTATCAATGGTAAGTAAGTTGGCTCCACTGCGCCTTGCTTCAATGTTGATGGGTATTTGGTTCCTATGTACTGCCGTTGCAAACAAAATTGCCGGTGTTGTAGGTTCATTTATCGGTGAAGGTGAAGCCGCTGTAGAAAATGCGATGGGTATCTTCATTGGCTTAGGTGCGACAGCATTGCTGTCTGCTGCAATCATGTACTTCCTAAGCGACAAGCTCGTTTCTTGGATGCACGGTGCAGAAGGCACACATGAACCAGCAACACAAGAACACGTGTTAACTGAAGAATTGGAAATCTCTGCAGCAAAGCAGTAA
- the tyrR gene encoding transcriptional regulator TyrR, with protein sequence MRLEIHCADRIGIAQEILNILVKYRVDLKGIEVDSVNCRMYVSFPPIEFEQFKKIMPEIRLIDGVEDVRTTAYLPSEREHNELNTLLSALPDGIISIDSKGNVRHCNDAAAKDLNMRESEILGASINTLLKGFNFARWLEGKEVLGQTTRVEVAGEDYIADILPISVPQGAEGDVLAGAVINIKSQSRLGQQVSAFRRYGQESFATIHSNSTAMRKVVREARKMAQLEAPILITGETGTGKELLARACHFASNRSIKPFIALSCASLPDEAAESELFGYAGKDEHSPSKRGVLEQADGGTVFLDEVGEMSAQLQTKLLRFLQDGTFRKVGGESEVKVNVRIIATTQKDLPAMVQEGTFREDLYYRINVLTLDIAPLRERKADVGPLAEHFIQKYAHQTGQEAPRLADSCLEFLEQYPWPGNVRQLENAVYRAVSLLDGKELRIDHMQLPTFTGDLGYLDTDFEGSLEDVVKRFEATLLRKLYPAYPSSRQLAKRLGLSHTAVANKLREYGINRKSVKV encoded by the coding sequence ATGCGTCTCGAGATCCACTGCGCGGATCGTATTGGTATTGCCCAAGAGATCTTGAATATACTGGTTAAATATCGTGTTGACTTGAAAGGTATTGAAGTTGACTCGGTGAACTGTCGAATGTACGTCAGTTTCCCTCCTATTGAGTTCGAACAGTTTAAAAAAATCATGCCAGAGATTCGCTTAATCGATGGTGTTGAAGATGTTCGCACTACTGCCTATTTGCCTTCTGAGCGAGAGCATAACGAACTAAATACATTATTAAGTGCGCTACCAGATGGCATTATATCCATCGATTCGAAAGGCAATGTAAGGCATTGTAATGATGCTGCGGCCAAAGACTTGAATATGCGGGAGTCGGAGATTTTAGGTGCTTCGATAAACACGTTGCTTAAAGGCTTTAATTTTGCCCGTTGGTTAGAAGGGAAAGAGGTGTTAGGCCAAACCACACGTGTCGAAGTCGCGGGTGAAGACTATATCGCAGATATTTTGCCTATCTCAGTGCCTCAAGGCGCCGAGGGGGACGTGCTCGCTGGCGCTGTTATCAATATCAAATCGCAGAGCCGTTTAGGTCAACAGGTAAGCGCATTTCGCCGATATGGTCAGGAAAGTTTTGCGACAATTCACAGTAATAGCACGGCGATGCGAAAAGTAGTTCGTGAAGCTCGAAAGATGGCCCAACTAGAGGCGCCTATTTTGATAACGGGCGAAACGGGGACAGGTAAAGAACTGCTTGCCCGAGCGTGTCACTTTGCGTCGAACCGCTCAATCAAACCGTTCATCGCGTTATCCTGTGCCTCGTTACCTGATGAAGCGGCAGAGTCGGAGTTATTTGGATACGCTGGAAAAGACGAGCATTCACCGTCTAAGCGCGGTGTACTTGAGCAAGCCGATGGCGGCACGGTCTTTTTAGATGAAGTGGGTGAAATGTCAGCACAGCTGCAAACTAAGCTTCTGCGTTTCTTACAAGACGGTACGTTCAGAAAAGTGGGTGGTGAGAGCGAAGTTAAGGTAAATGTGCGTATCATTGCGACAACGCAAAAAGATTTGCCTGCAATGGTGCAAGAGGGGACATTCCGTGAGGATTTGTACTATCGTATCAATGTGTTAACGCTTGACATTGCTCCACTTAGAGAGCGTAAAGCGGATGTTGGGCCATTAGCTGAACACTTTATTCAGAAGTATGCACATCAAACGGGGCAAGAAGCACCTAGATTAGCAGATAGCTGTTTGGAATTTTTAGAGCAGTATCCGTGGCCTGGCAATGTTCGTCAGTTAGAAAATGCAGTTTATAGAGCTGTTTCATTACTTGATGGAAAAGAACTTCGTATAGACCACATGCAGTTGCCAACATTTACCGGTGATTTGGGTTACCTTGATACCGATTTTGAAGGTAGCTTGGAAGATGTCGTGAAGCGGTTTGAAGCGACGCTTTTAAGAAAGTTATACCCTGCTTATCCGAGCTCTCGACAGCTTGCGAAACGCTTGGGGTTGAGCCACACTGCGGTGGCTAATAAGTTACGCGAATACGGAATTAATCGTAAATCGGTAAAAGTATAG
- a CDS encoding thioesterase family protein: MNLYFRLILLLWRIKQNRQYDTLLTPIDIEFRALPSDCDINMHLTNSRYLAFMDLARMWLTERVGLFGAIYQKRWFPIVNATAITYIRDIKPLQKFTVTTRLVGWDHKYFYIEQKFHSHRGLHAIAYIRGVFRRKQGVVPVEEMLDVAGFDGVAPILPKEVMHWKAMLEEKKSSNQ, from the coding sequence ATGAATTTATATTTCCGACTCATTCTTTTACTTTGGCGAATTAAACAAAATCGCCAGTACGACACGTTGCTCACACCGATTGATATAGAATTTCGCGCGTTGCCAAGTGATTGCGACATCAATATGCACCTGACGAATTCTCGTTATTTGGCGTTTATGGATTTGGCTCGTATGTGGTTAACTGAGCGTGTAGGTTTATTCGGTGCGATTTATCAGAAGCGCTGGTTTCCTATCGTCAATGCGACTGCTATCACCTACATTCGAGATATCAAACCACTGCAAAAATTTACGGTAACTACACGTCTGGTCGGTTGGGACCACAAGTATTTTTATATTGAACAAAAATTTCACTCTCATCGAGGATTACATGCCATCGCTTATATTCGAGGTGTGTTTAGACGTAAACAAGGCGTCGTGCCAGTTGAAGAAATGCTGGATGTGGCAGGGTTTGATGGAGTAGCGCCAATATTGCCAAAAGAAGTGATGCATTGGAAAGCGATGTTGGAAGAGAAAAAATCGTCAAATCAATAA
- a CDS encoding OmpW/AlkL family protein, which yields MKKQLSAALLTSLLVAAPFANANLSVNVGAINVNPTNSSSPIDQNNALGLSADSNTQLGITFDYAYTDNIVFELVAATPFSHTVNGEGGLKGAEIADVKHLPPTLLAQYHFFTKDSAFRPFVGLGLNYTVFFDEQPSAALKATLGTNDVKLDLDSSFGLALQVGFNYKLNETWGLHAMVSKMDINTDATVYANGAKALTSDVELDPIVAMFGVKYNF from the coding sequence ATGAAAAAACAACTTAGCGCAGCACTACTTACTTCACTTTTGGTAGCAGCTCCTTTTGCAAACGCAAATTTAAGCGTGAACGTAGGTGCAATCAACGTTAATCCAACTAACTCTTCGTCGCCAATCGACCAAAACAATGCGTTGGGTTTGAGCGCTGACAGCAACACACAGCTAGGTATTACATTCGACTATGCGTACACAGACAACATCGTGTTTGAACTAGTTGCAGCAACACCATTTTCTCACACAGTAAACGGTGAAGGCGGTTTGAAAGGTGCAGAAATTGCAGACGTTAAACATCTGCCACCAACACTTTTGGCACAATACCACTTCTTTACGAAAGATTCAGCGTTCCGTCCATTCGTCGGTCTTGGTTTGAATTACACGGTTTTCTTTGATGAACAACCAAGTGCAGCGCTGAAAGCAACTCTAGGTACAAATGACGTAAAACTTGATTTAGATTCGTCATTTGGTTTAGCACTTCAAGTCGGTTTCAACTACAAGCTAAACGAAACATGGGGTCTACATGCCATGGTGTCTAAAATGGACATCAATACAGACGCTACAGTATACGCAAACGGCGCTAAAGCTCTTACTTCAGATGTTGAGCTTGACCCAATCGTTGCAATGTTTGGTGTGAAGTACAACTTCTAA
- the dapE gene encoding succinyl-diaminopimelate desuccinylase: MALQTHVLNQPSYALSALKTLIQAPSITPNDAGLLDWLSSELGLMGFEIIRLPLNGVDNLIAVRHFLPGPVFAFAGHVDVVPAAGSAWKAAPFSADIIEGAVYGRGACDMKGGIAAMLSACQKLVNLHDLSPLRGSFYWLITSDEEGEAEFGSKYLAQYLAENNITLDACLVGEPTSELRVGDAIKNGRRGAISARIQVRGKAGHVAYPQNTINAAHLAGQIVNALSSLTWENDQPGSATTLQVTGINIPNVVDNLVPAKCEITFNIRYSHGYNSDEVIECIERCLSAWSHTFELAWERPCESYYTGEQGAGCFLGLIEHAIFKCTGQYPQLSTAGGTSDGRFFSNAHTQVIEVGVRNHTIHQVNEHLPLTDLDTIELIYCEILQDYFS; encoded by the coding sequence ATGGCACTTCAAACTCACGTTTTAAACCAACCGTCTTATGCTTTAAGCGCGCTAAAAACATTGATCCAAGCTCCTTCTATTACACCTAACGACGCAGGGCTATTAGACTGGCTTTCTTCTGAATTGGGATTGATGGGTTTTGAGATAATTCGCTTGCCATTAAATGGTGTTGATAACCTCATCGCTGTTCGACATTTTTTGCCAGGTCCCGTGTTTGCTTTTGCCGGTCACGTTGATGTTGTACCTGCAGCAGGGAGTGCTTGGAAAGCAGCGCCATTTTCAGCTGACATAATTGAAGGTGCGGTGTATGGACGTGGTGCGTGTGACATGAAAGGTGGCATTGCAGCCATGCTCTCTGCATGCCAAAAGTTGGTTAATTTGCATGATCTTAGTCCGCTTCGAGGTTCTTTCTATTGGCTTATTACGTCGGATGAAGAAGGTGAAGCAGAGTTTGGCTCCAAATATTTAGCGCAATATCTTGCGGAAAATAATATTACACTGGATGCGTGTCTAGTGGGGGAGCCGACAAGTGAGCTACGTGTAGGCGATGCGATTAAAAATGGTCGTCGTGGAGCGATATCCGCGCGGATTCAAGTTAGAGGAAAAGCGGGACACGTTGCTTATCCACAAAATACAATTAATGCTGCGCACTTAGCTGGTCAAATTGTTAATGCCTTATCGTCGCTCACTTGGGAAAACGATCAACCAGGATCGGCAACAACATTGCAGGTAACGGGGATTAATATTCCAAACGTCGTCGATAATCTTGTGCCAGCCAAATGTGAGATAACCTTCAATATTCGTTATAGTCATGGTTATAACAGTGATGAAGTAATTGAATGCATAGAGCGTTGTTTATCAGCTTGGTCACACACGTTTGAGTTGGCTTGGGAAAGGCCTTGTGAATCTTATTATACAGGTGAACAAGGTGCAGGCTGCTTTTTAGGTCTTATAGAACATGCCATTTTTAAGTGTACAGGTCAGTACCCGCAATTAAGCACCGCTGGTGGGACTTCCGACGGTCGATTCTTTTCTAATGCACATACCCAAGTCATTGAAGTGGGTGTACGCAATCATACGATACACCAGGTAAATGAACATTTACCACTGACTGATCTCGATACAATAGAGTTAATCTATTGCGAAATCTTACAAGATTATTTTAGCTGA
- a CDS encoding M20 metallopeptidase family protein, with product MKWTITSLALLVASQTSAATLSAQLDKQLPSLEQLYLHLHQNPELSYHEEQSAKRLAEEFKALGMKVTEGVGGHGVVALFQNGEGPTVMIRADTDGLPITEETGKAYASKVTTLNASNQTVGVMHGCGHDIHMTSLVGTAKQLMNNKSRWKGTLMLVAQPAEEVGGGAKAMLKEGLFSKYAKPDYVLGLHVSANLPAGKVAVAPGYALANVDSVDITVKGKGGHGAYPHTTIDPVVIASRLVLALQTITSREISPLKPSVITVGSIHGGSKHNVISDEVTLQLTLRSYDPEVRDQQVATIKRMANGIALSAGLPDELMPSVYVHEEERIPSTYNEPELAVKVKASIETAIGQSNVEKAEPVMAGEDFGLYGRTDEQVPITIFWLGAVEPTFYAQSVAAGKTLPSLHSSKFAPDYPLTIKTGVTAMTQSALDLFNKP from the coding sequence ATGAAATGGACAATAACAAGTTTGGCTTTATTGGTTGCAAGCCAAACTTCAGCGGCTACTTTATCAGCACAACTAGACAAACAACTACCAAGTCTCGAGCAACTCTATCTCCATTTACATCAAAACCCTGAACTTTCGTATCATGAAGAGCAATCAGCTAAACGTCTTGCTGAAGAGTTTAAAGCGCTTGGTATGAAGGTGACCGAAGGTGTTGGTGGTCATGGTGTTGTTGCGCTGTTTCAAAATGGTGAAGGCCCAACGGTAATGATCCGGGCAGATACCGATGGGCTGCCTATTACTGAAGAAACAGGAAAGGCGTACGCATCAAAAGTGACGACACTCAATGCTAGCAATCAAACGGTTGGTGTAATGCACGGTTGTGGACACGATATACATATGACCAGCTTAGTGGGCACAGCAAAACAGTTAATGAATAATAAGTCGCGTTGGAAGGGGACTCTTATGTTGGTCGCGCAACCAGCAGAAGAAGTCGGCGGTGGTGCAAAGGCAATGTTAAAAGAGGGACTTTTCAGCAAATACGCCAAGCCAGATTACGTTTTAGGTTTGCACGTTAGCGCCAATTTACCTGCAGGTAAAGTCGCGGTTGCCCCAGGTTACGCTTTAGCAAATGTCGACTCCGTCGATATAACGGTTAAAGGTAAGGGCGGGCATGGCGCTTATCCTCATACGACAATCGATCCTGTCGTAATTGCCTCTCGCTTAGTGCTCGCATTACAAACGATCACCAGTCGCGAAATCTCACCATTGAAGCCTTCAGTTATTACTGTCGGGTCCATTCACGGTGGTTCAAAGCATAACGTTATTTCGGATGAAGTGACGTTACAATTAACACTACGTTCCTACGATCCTGAAGTTAGAGACCAACAAGTTGCTACAATAAAGCGGATGGCGAATGGTATTGCTTTAAGTGCTGGTTTACCTGATGAGCTGATGCCGAGTGTCTATGTACACGAAGAAGAGCGAATTCCATCAACGTACAACGAACCTGAACTAGCAGTTAAAGTGAAAGCAAGTATTGAAACGGCAATAGGTCAAAGTAATGTTGAAAAGGCTGAACCTGTTATGGCAGGAGAAGATTTTGGATTGTACGGGCGTACTGATGAGCAAGTGCCAATAACCATCTTCTGGCTGGGTGCTGTCGAGCCAACGTTCTATGCACAAAGTGTCGCCGCAGGGAAAACATTACCGTCATTACATTCAAGCAAATTTGCCCCTGATTACCCATTGACGATTAAAACGGGTGTAACTGCGATGACGCAAAGTGCTTTGGATCTATTTAATAAGCCGTAA